In one Ictalurus furcatus strain D&B chromosome 28, Billie_1.0, whole genome shotgun sequence genomic region, the following are encoded:
- the tnfsf10l4 gene encoding tumor necrosis factor (ligand) superfamily, member 10 like 4, translating into MTLNIQSNICYNACYNRIRRTACVDADAKPRTVSFLLLAAILGAETLITAALLYRFTQELHTTTESLDHDVFPTECLHQHGRDPAAMHTAGLANCDLMMQELQNSVNTRLLLDIRNSLWQSLGEHNITQAFKPAIHVGAKQELKQYHHPQRTGDSQDSRLTLERLNWEVLSGQTTQEGLMILSPDGEIVVPQDGIYFVYSQVNFMTSHLGPDLQLVQYLFKRAASHPELMMLGKAGVSRRLDPESSVGLYSSQQGALFQLERGDRLSLFVSNMEAVLLQPEATYFGAFIID; encoded by the exons ATGACATTAAACATTCAGAGTAACATCTGTTATAACGCCTGTTATAACCGCATCCGCAGAACAGCGTGCGTAGACGCAGACGCTAAACCGCGGACTGTTTCTTTCCTGCTGCTGGCTGCGATTCTGGGAGCTGAAACTCTAATCACAGCCGCGCTGCTGTACAGATTCACCCAAGAGCTACACacg ACCACTGAATCTCTGGACCATGACGTCTTCCCGACCGAGTGTCTCCACCAACACGGCCGCGATCCAGCAGCGATGCACACCGCAGGCCTGGCAAACTGTGACCTCATGATGCAAGAACTCCAGAACAGCGTGAATACG AGACTCTTGCTGGACATCCGCAACTCCTTATGGCAGAGTTTAGGAG AACACAATATCACCCAGGCCTTCAAACCAGCGATACATGTTGGGGCAAAGCAGGAGCTGAAACAGTATCACCATCCTCAGAGAACAG GTGATTCTCAGGATTCCCGGCTCACGTTAGAGCGTCTAAACTGGGAGGTCCTGAGTGGACAGACTACTCAGGAGGGCCTGATGATCCTCAGTCCTGATGGAGAAATTGTGGTTCCTCAAGATGGGATTTATTTCGTCTACTCACAGGTCAACTTCATGACCTCGCACCTGGGACCTGATCTCCAGCTGGTCCAGTACTTATTCAAGAGAGCTGCATCACATCCGGAGCTGATGATGCTTGGTAAAGCTGGTGTGAGTCGGCGTCTTGATCCTGAGTCCAGTGTGGGTCTGTACTCCAGCCAACAGGGGGCGTTGTTTCAGCTTGAGCGAGGCGACAGGCTCTCATTGTTTGTGAGCAACATGGAGGCCGTTCTCCTTCAACCAGAGGCAACTTATTTTGGGGCGTTTATAATAGACTGA
- the mtnr1c gene encoding LOW QUALITY PROTEIN: melatonin receptor type 1C (The sequence of the model RefSeq protein was modified relative to this genomic sequence to represent the inferred CDS: substituted 1 base at 1 genomic stop codon), producing the protein MALVVNASCAWCASPLPDTEPDSRAVTAALAAILIFTIVADVLGNVLVILSVYRNKKLRNAGNLFVVSLSVADLVVALYPYPLALLAIFHGGWTLDAVQCQLSGFVLGLGVIGSVFNITAIAINRYCYICHTLHYEHWYTRRNTCLCVCLTWLLSVIATLPNFLLGSLTYDPRVFSCTFTQTVSSLYTSCVVLVHFLIPLAVVSFCYLRIWMLVVRVKGRVRPRPWARSADLRHFLTMFVVFVLFAMCWAPLNFIGLAVALDPVNVAPKVPEWLFVASYFLAYFNSCLNAAVYGLLNRNFRHEYKQILLSLCTRRALFPENSRCNTEAIRSKQSPAVTNNILVEAHLREGGAXSLTLFEKG; encoded by the exons ATGGCGCTGGTGGTGAACGCGAGCTGCGCGTGGTGCGCGTCCCCGCTGCCAGACACAGAACCGGACTCACGCGCTGTAACCGCAGCTCTGGCCGCCATCCTCATCTTCACCATCGTGGCTGATGTGCTGGGAAACGTGCTGGTCATTCTGTCCGTCTACCGGAACAAGAAGCTCAGGAACGCAG GTAATCTCTTTGTGGTGAGCCTTTCTGTGGCTGACCTGGTGGTGGCGTTGTACCCGTACCCCCTGGCCCTGCTGGCTATCTTCCACGGCGGTTGGACGCTGGATGCAGTGCAGTGCCAGCTGAGTGGCTTTGTTCTGGGCCTTGGTGTCATCGGATCTGTCTTCAACATCACAGCCATTGCCATCAATCGCTACTGCTACATCTGCCACACACTGCACTATGAGCATTGGTACACACGTCGAAAcacttgtctgtgtgtttgtcttacGTGGCTCCTGAGTGTCATCGCAACGCTGCCCAACTTCCTGCTCGGTTCGCTGACCTACGACCCACGGGTCTTCTCCTGCACGTTTACGCAGACCGTTAGCTCTCTATACACGTCGTGCGTGGTGCTGGTCCACTTCCTGATCCCACTAGCCGTCGTGTCTTTCTGTTACTTGCGTATCTGGATGCTGGTGGTCAGGGTCAAAGGTCGTGTGCGGCCCAGACCTTGGGCACGTTCCGCTGACCTGCGCCACTTTCTAACCATGTTTGTGGTGTTTGTGCTTTTCGCTATGTGCTGGGCGCCACTGAACTTCATAGGCCTGGCTGTGGCGCTGGACCCAGTCAATGTGGCACCAAAGGTACCCGAGTGGCTCTTCGTGGCCAGCTACTTCCTGGCGTACTTCAACAGCTGCCTGAACGCAGCCGTCTATGGCCTCCTTAACCGGAACTTCCGCCACGAGTACAAGCAGATCCTCCTCTCACTTTGCACACGCCGAGCTCTGTTCCCCGAAAACTCCCGGTGCAACACTGAGGCCATTAGAAGCAAGCAATCCCCTGCTGTGACCAACAACATCCTGGTGGAGGCTCACTTGCGGGAGGGTGGAGCTTAATCACTTACCTTGTTTGAAAAGGGGTGA
- the nono gene encoding non-POU domain-containing octamer-binding protein: MQGNRGGRPDQHNHGPTRQPPNLQHDRRPPGTDSNGQHADGGEQPSPNAGLTIDLTNFKKPGEKTYTQRSRLFVGNLPAGTSEEEVEKLFSKYGKPSEIFINKDRGFGFIRLETKTLADIAKAELDDTMFRGRQIRVRFATHGASLAVKNLPQFISNELLEEAFSMFGPIERAIVIVDDRGRPTGKGIVEFANKPSARKALDRCADGAFLLTSFPRPVTVEPMEQMDEDEGLPERLVSKNPQYHKEREQPPRFAQPGSFEYEYAMRWKALMEMEKQQFEQVDRNIKEAQEKLEQEMEAARHEHQVILMRQDLLRRQEELRRMEEAHNQEVQKRKQLELRQEEERRRRDEELRAHTEELLRRQQGAGANFAEKREQDMRMHMGGQGLPMNRTSLGGNPAPGGAPNMAANEGAGANAGGLPLPFPRPGPPVDYKRRRF, encoded by the exons ATGCAAGGGAACAGAGGAGGCCGTCCTGACCAGCACAACCACGGCCCGACGAGGCAGCCGCCGAATCTGCAGCATGACAGGAGGCCTCCGGGAACGGATAGCAACGGGCAGCACGCGGATGGCGGGGAGCAACCCAGCCCTA ATGCTGGTCTGACCATCGACCTGACGAACTTTAAGAAGCCCGGAGAGAAGACGTACACGCAGCGCAGCCGGCTGTTCGTGGGCAACCTGCCCGCCGGTACCTCCGAAGAGGAAGTGGAGAAGCTCTTCTCCAAATATGGCAAACCCTCCGAGATCTTCATCAACAAGGACCGAGGCTTTGGGTTCATCCGTCTG GAAACGAAGACCCTTGCGGACATCGCCAAAGCCGAGCTGGACGACACGATGTTCCGCGGCCGGCAGATCCGCGTGCGCTTTGCCACTCATGGCGCTTCGCTCGCAGTCAAGAACCTGCCGCAGTTTATATCCAACGAGCTGCTGGAGGAGGCTTTCTCCATGTTCGGCCCCATCGAGCGCGCCATCGTGATCGTGGACGACCGTGGCCGGCCCACGGGGAAGGGCATCGTGGAATTCGCCAACAAGCCCTCGGCCCGGAAAGCCCTGGACCGCTGTGCTGACGGAGCCTTCCTCCTCACCTC GTTTCCTCGGCCCGTGACGGTGGAGCCCATGGAGCAGATGGATGAAGACGAAGGACTTCCAGAGAGACTCGTCAGCAAAAACCCACAGTACCAcaa GGAACGCGAGCAGCCCCCGCGCTTCGCCCAGCCCGGCTCGTTCGAGTACGAGTACGCCATGCGCTGGAAGGCTctgatggagatggagaagcAGCAGTTTGAGCAGGTGGACAGGAACATCAAGGAGGCGCAGGAGAAGCTGGAGCAGGAGATGGAGGCGGCCAGACACGAGCACCAGGTCATCCTCATGAGACAGG atcTGTTGAGGAGGCAGGAGGAGCTGAGGCGTATGGAGGAGGCGCACAACCAGGAGGTGCAGAAGAGGAAGCAGCTGGAGCTGCGCCAGGAGGAGGAGCGGCGCCGCAGGGACGAGGAGCTCAGGGCTCACACCGAGGAGCTGCTGAGGAGACAGCAAGGCGCTGGAGCCAACTTCGCCGAGAAG AGGGAGCAGGACATGAGGATGCACATGGGAG GTCAAGGCCTTCCCATGAACAGGACCTCCTTGGGAGGAAACCCTGCACCAGGAGGAGCGCCCAACATGGCTGCCAATGAG GGTGCCGGAGCAAACGCAGGTGGACTTCCTCTGCCGTTCCCACGTCCTGGCCCACCTGTCGACTACAAACGGCGCCGGTTCTGA